TAAACGATAACGCTGTTGAATATCATCTTGCTGATATTTATGACAAAGCCGGCTCAATTGACATAACAGTAAATGTCACTGGCATTTATCATGTGCAAGGAGCTCCATTAGCAGTAATGCGAATGAAAGATTTTACCCTGCCAGTTACCACATATATCAACTCCAACTTTATTACGGCTACAGCTGCAGCTCGATACATGGTAAAACAAAATTCTGGAGTGTTATTCACCATTTCAACCCCGGGAGCATTACTGGCCGATGGCTATTCTGGAGGTTTTGGAGTTGCCTGCGCTGCAATTGAAGGCTTAACCCGTCAGCTGGCAGGCGAACTTGGCCCCTACAATATCCGCGTTATCTGCTTACGTCCTGATGCAATTCCTGAGGCAGCCCTGGCAGGCTCGCATAGCAGAGAAGTGTTTCTCAACAGGGCAAAACTTATGGGCATTACACTTGATGAGCTGCTTGCAGGTATGCCCAACGGAACATTACTACAACGCTCCCCTACGCTACAGGAAATAGCTAATGCGGCAGTCTTTCTCGCCTCGGATAAAGCAAGTGCCCTTACTGCCAGTGTCGCAAATCTAAGCTGCGGATCGGTTGTATGCTAAAATATCCACTATTTACTGGCAAAGAGAATCATCGATTCCGTATCTTTACACACTCAATACCAGTAGGTTATGAACAAAAGCCTGCAAGCATTAAATGCCACTTTGTTTGACTATTTATTAGTAATAGTCCCTTACAATGATGTATATGCTAAGGTTGTGGATATTAAAGAAGCTTTCTGGCTGAACTATAAATGCAAATTTGCTGCAAATCTTTATCCACACATTGCACTTTCTGAATTTGTCATTTATGACTCAATGGAGAAGCGGATTGTTCAGTTGCTTGAGAAATTCTCTAAATCTGTTGTGCCATTTCGTACTATACTTAAAGGTTTCGGCACTGTTGCCAACCATACATTTTATGTAAATGTAGCCTCTAAAGAGCCCATAATAAAGGTTGTTAAGAATATGAAATTGGCATTAGGAAATCATCTACAATCAAACAGCCTGTTTA
Above is a window of Solitalea lacus DNA encoding:
- a CDS encoding SDR family NAD(P)-dependent oxidoreductase, with translation MLLKNKNAVIYGGGGAIGSSIAKAFALEGARVFIAGRRKGPLEEVVSTIKQFHGLVESATVDTLNDNAVEYHLADIYDKAGSIDITVNVTGIYHVQGAPLAVMRMKDFTLPVTTYINSNFITATAAARYMVKQNSGVLFTISTPGALLADGYSGGFGVACAAIEGLTRQLAGELGPYNIRVICLRPDAIPEAALAGSHSREVFLNRAKLMGITLDELLAGMPNGTLLQRSPTLQEIANAAVFLASDKASALTASVANLSCGSVVC
- a CDS encoding 2'-5' RNA ligase family protein; the encoded protein is MNKSLQALNATLFDYLLVIVPYNDVYAKVVDIKEAFWLNYKCKFAANLYPHIALSEFVIYDSMEKRIVQLLEKFSKSVVPFRTILKGFGTVANHTFYVNVASKEPIIKVVKNMKLALGNHLQSNSLFKPHFSTIPNLTIARKMTKEQFEKAEKEWKNEAFDSSFEVRSMRLLKRVNDKYHIVKDIHFTGDGAFDIQPV